A single window of Rubripirellula lacrimiformis DNA harbors:
- a CDS encoding SHD1 domain-containing protein: MDDAIDFRTWIDSTGKHSTVAKYLELKVPSVVLEKLDGDRVKLRIDRLSNYDKKYLQSTVDKINQL, encoded by the coding sequence GTGGACGATGCAATCGACTTTCGTACTTGGATCGATTCGACAGGAAAACACTCGACCGTGGCGAAGTACCTTGAGCTGAAGGTACCGAGCGTTGTCCTTGAAAAGCTGGATGGTGATCGCGTCAAGTTGCGGATCGACCGACTCAGCAACTACGACAAGAAGTATTTGCAGTCCACCGTAGACAAGATAAATCAACTATAA
- a CDS encoding DUF350 domain-containing protein, with the protein MAEIFEAYLITFGWAITGSISMGLGIIIAVKMFDLSTTKVDEWQLIKDNNIAMAIILAALILSVGYVIGAAIGH; encoded by the coding sequence ATGGCGGAAATTTTCGAGGCCTATCTTATCACGTTTGGATGGGCAATTACCGGATCAATCTCCATGGGGCTTGGGATCATTATCGCGGTGAAAATGTTCGATCTCTCGACTACGAAGGTGGATGAATGGCAACTCATCAAGGACAACAACATCGCGATGGCAATCATCCTCGCAGCCCTCATTCTGTCGGTGGGCTATGTTATCGGAGCTGCTATTGGGCACTGA
- a CDS encoding thermonuclease family protein encodes MNQSANIAIGFVTSIMDGDTIQLRTIAEENITIRLDGIDAPEQGQDFGNVAKDFLGSRIHEKVVRVELRERDRYNRNLADVYLGDTWLNLELARNGLAWHYKKYNEDQRFADAESESKAARRGLWSRNDLVPPWDFRNGVTAAPKRPAMANIEQAIPAPSIRTTDTTVYITDTGTKYHRQSCRYCRKSSSPIPLSRAISAYDACKVCKPPSK; translated from the coding sequence GTGAACCAATCAGCGAATATCGCAATCGGTTTCGTGACGTCGATCATGGATGGCGACACCATCCAGTTGCGGACCATCGCGGAAGAAAACATCACAATTCGGCTGGATGGGATCGATGCGCCAGAGCAAGGTCAGGATTTCGGTAATGTTGCCAAAGACTTCCTGGGTAGTCGCATTCATGAAAAAGTGGTCCGCGTCGAACTCCGCGAAAGGGACCGCTACAATAGGAACCTTGCGGATGTGTATCTCGGGGACACTTGGCTGAACCTGGAGTTGGCACGAAACGGACTCGCCTGGCACTACAAAAAGTACAACGAAGATCAAAGGTTTGCGGACGCGGAGAGTGAGTCGAAGGCTGCACGCCGTGGCCTTTGGTCGCGAAACGACCTGGTGCCACCCTGGGACTTTCGGAACGGTGTGACAGCGGCGCCGAAGCGGCCTGCGATGGCGAACATCGAGCAGGCGATCCCTGCACCATCCATCCGCACGACAGATACCACGGTGTACATCACCGACACCGGCACGAAGTACCACCGCCAATCATGCCGGTATTGCAGGAAGTCTTCGTCTCCGATCCCGCTCAGTCGCGCGATCAGCGCTTACGATGCCTGCAAGGTTTGCAAGCCACCGAGCAAGTGA
- a CDS encoding PEP-CTERM sorting domain-containing protein (PEP-CTERM proteins occur, often in large numbers, in the proteomes of bacteria that also encode an exosortase, a predicted intramembrane cysteine proteinase. The presence of a PEP-CTERM domain at a protein's C-terminus predicts cleavage within the sorting domain, followed by covalent anchoring to some some component of the (usually Gram-negative) cell surface. Many PEP-CTERM proteins exhibit an unusual sequence composition that includes large numbers of potential glycosylation sites. Expression of one such protein has been shown restore the ability of a bacterium to form floc, a type of biofilm.) produces the protein MLHHRLCFFAALAGLAFATSVCPAGVIPVDLNSGWALAGPAGNGNWQVALDGKSVLQTTNGNPTFFVSDADLFNTNIVGKFGVETGADDDFIGFVFGFQSADDGTGIDNDFLLFDWKQANQSAAEEGFALSRVQGTNTEVGDKFWNHDVGNPAFDVLATNQGPTLGWADNTVYDFDLLYTANRIKIDVGVAGGALQTIFDINGSFQSGRFGFYNYSQSAVRYQGFTEEAVPPPSGAVPEPSTILTFAGVLFAGMIQRRRRQNVSPASRLRNV, from the coding sequence GTGCTTCACCATCGCCTTTGCTTTTTTGCTGCCCTGGCAGGCTTAGCGTTTGCAACATCCGTCTGTCCAGCCGGAGTAATCCCCGTCGATCTAAACAGCGGTTGGGCGCTCGCCGGCCCAGCAGGCAATGGTAATTGGCAGGTGGCACTGGACGGAAAATCTGTTTTGCAGACGACTAATGGGAATCCGACCTTTTTCGTAAGCGACGCTGATTTGTTTAACACCAACATCGTCGGCAAATTCGGAGTTGAAACCGGCGCTGATGATGACTTCATAGGGTTCGTTTTCGGATTCCAGTCCGCCGATGATGGCACTGGAATCGACAACGATTTTTTGCTGTTCGATTGGAAGCAAGCTAACCAGAGTGCAGCTGAGGAGGGATTTGCTCTCAGTCGAGTCCAAGGAACGAATACGGAAGTCGGGGACAAATTTTGGAATCATGACGTCGGCAATCCCGCATTCGATGTACTTGCGACCAACCAGGGTCCCACCCTGGGGTGGGCCGACAATACGGTCTACGATTTCGACCTGCTCTACACGGCCAACCGAATTAAAATTGACGTGGGTGTGGCAGGGGGGGCCTTGCAAACGATCTTCGATATTAATGGCAGTTTTCAGTCAGGACGATTTGGTTTTTATAACTACTCGCAGAGTGCCGTCCGCTATCAAGGGTTCACAGAAGAAGCCGTCCCACCGCCAAGTGGAGCGGTTCCCGAGCCAAGTACGATCCTCACGTTTGCCGGAGTCCTGTTTGCAGGGATGATCCAGCGTCGGCGTCGACAGAACGTGAGTCCTGCCTCGCGTCTGCGGAACGTTTAG